A portion of the Natronogracilivirga saccharolytica genome contains these proteins:
- the clpP gene encoding ATP-dependent Clp endopeptidase proteolytic subunit ClpP produces MNPFNQPLFDDNSFDGSQTQNSLIPMVIETTSRGERAFDIYSRLLKDRIIILGTPINDAVASTIVAQMLFLESDDPEKDINLYINSPGGVVSSGLAIYDTMQHVRCDVSTICMGMAASMGAVLLAAGTKGKRNLLPHSRVMIHQPLGGTQGQASDIEIEAREIIRIKQTLSDILASHTGKKADDIIRDSDRNKWMDAKESLDYGLVDKVLERPSTQK; encoded by the coding sequence ATGAACCCATTCAACCAACCGCTGTTCGACGACAACAGCTTTGACGGATCCCAAACACAGAACAGCCTGATTCCCATGGTCATTGAGACCACAAGCCGCGGGGAACGCGCTTTTGATATTTACTCCAGGCTGCTCAAGGACCGGATCATCATACTGGGAACACCCATTAATGATGCGGTTGCCAGCACTATCGTTGCACAAATGCTGTTTCTTGAGTCTGATGACCCTGAAAAGGATATTAATCTGTATATCAACAGTCCGGGCGGCGTTGTCTCTTCCGGTCTGGCAATTTATGATACCATGCAGCATGTACGCTGTGACGTATCCACCATTTGCATGGGAATGGCGGCATCCATGGGAGCCGTACTGCTGGCTGCCGGAACAAAAGGAAAGCGGAACCTGCTTCCTCATTCCCGGGTCATGATCCATCAGCCGCTGGGAGGTACTCAGGGTCAGGCAAGCGACATAGAAATCGAAGCCCGGGAGATCATCCGGATCAAACAGACCCTTAGTGATATACTTGCAAGTCACACCGGGAAAAAAGCCGATGATATCATTCGCGACTCGGACCGCAACAAGTGGATGGATGCCAAAGAATCGCTGGATTACGGACTGGTAGATAAAGTTCTCGAGCGCCCGTCAACGCAAAAGTAA
- the tig gene encoding trigger factor, whose protein sequence is MNISVEDKSKVDKVITITATEEDLKPRFEKAFREYRKKINMPGFRPGQVPVSIVKKRFGKEIESEEINNYVQEVFRDEIVPKYEPVGEPRFEDMSWENGQLEVKIGIGVKPDFEMTDLSSLEIDKMVHDVTDEEVDEELNSSLERAATWKESDQPVEETSKVTVDAVPLDEKGEPKADEQDTDKELDLNDDENADFRKGLKGAKAGDEVKVTLGEGDDAETFQLTVKKVYEKVIPELNEEFVKGATQGQLSSVDDYRSKLRSQIQDYYDQVSADMVKQEIMDKLIEAHSDMEVPTALVEKVQDSLLERMKQQQQGQPLPDGFDEQEYKESVREDAEREARWAFILDELGKKHEDLEITEEDIDARLASEAARYGLPTEMVKNFYAQSGDQLENLRQNIRTDKLFDRIIDEISLNELDKEAYQEKKKKERNEENDS, encoded by the coding sequence GTGAATATATCCGTAGAAGACAAAAGCAAGGTTGATAAAGTTATTACGATCACAGCCACCGAGGAAGATCTGAAACCGAGATTTGAAAAGGCGTTTCGGGAGTACCGGAAGAAGATCAATATGCCCGGTTTTCGCCCCGGTCAGGTACCCGTTTCAATTGTTAAAAAAAGGTTCGGCAAAGAGATTGAATCCGAAGAAATCAACAATTATGTCCAGGAAGTATTCCGTGATGAAATTGTACCCAAATATGAGCCGGTTGGTGAGCCGCGCTTTGAGGATATGAGCTGGGAGAACGGGCAGCTGGAAGTAAAGATCGGGATTGGTGTCAAACCTGATTTTGAAATGACCGATCTGTCAAGCCTTGAAATCGACAAGATGGTACACGACGTGACGGATGAAGAGGTTGATGAGGAGCTAAACAGTTCACTTGAGCGCGCTGCAACGTGGAAGGAGTCGGATCAGCCGGTTGAGGAAACAAGCAAGGTCACCGTGGATGCTGTTCCCCTTGATGAAAAAGGCGAGCCGAAGGCCGATGAGCAGGATACCGACAAAGAACTGGATCTCAACGATGACGAAAACGCCGATTTTCGCAAGGGTCTGAAAGGTGCAAAAGCAGGCGATGAGGTAAAGGTCACCCTGGGTGAAGGAGACGATGCGGAAACTTTCCAGCTTACCGTCAAAAAGGTATATGAGAAAGTCATTCCTGAGCTTAACGAAGAATTTGTGAAGGGGGCAACCCAGGGGCAGTTGTCGAGTGTTGATGACTACCGGAGCAAACTCCGCAGTCAAATCCAGGATTACTATGATCAGGTATCAGCTGATATGGTGAAGCAGGAAATCATGGATAAGCTGATCGAAGCTCACTCGGATATGGAGGTGCCGACGGCACTGGTGGAAAAAGTCCAGGACTCGTTACTGGAACGAATGAAACAGCAGCAACAGGGTCAGCCGCTGCCGGACGGCTTTGATGAGCAGGAGTACAAGGAGTCTGTCAGGGAAGATGCCGAGCGTGAAGCCCGCTGGGCGTTTATTCTGGATGAACTCGGCAAAAAGCACGAAGACCTTGAGATTACCGAGGAGGATATCGACGCCCGCCTGGCATCCGAGGCTGCCAGATACGGCCTTCCGACGGAAATGGTCAAAAACTTCTATGCCCAGTCCGGTGACCAGCTGGAAAACCTCAGGCAGAATATCCGGACCGACAAGCTTTTTGACAGAATAATTGATGAAATATCCCTGAACGAACTCGACAAAGAGGCGTATCAGGAAAAAAAGAAAAAAGAACGTAACGAAGAGAACGACTCATGA
- the cutA gene encoding divalent-cation tolerance protein CutA, translating into MNYLFVYITASDRKEAETISDALISERLVACTNIIDTMSALFWWDGGVQSEDEVVLIAKTTAEAFPKLEQRVLDLHSYECPCIIGMPIASGYQGYLDWISEEVRPGSKRQS; encoded by the coding sequence ATGAATTATCTCTTTGTCTACATCACAGCATCAGACAGAAAGGAAGCAGAGACCATAAGTGACGCACTGATCAGCGAACGGCTTGTCGCATGCACCAACATTATTGATACCATGAGCGCCCTGTTCTGGTGGGATGGCGGGGTGCAGAGTGAAGACGAGGTTGTACTGATCGCAAAAACAACTGCAGAAGCATTCCCGAAACTTGAACAAAGAGTACTGGATCTTCACAGTTATGAATGCCCGTGCATTATTGGTATGCCCATTGCTTCAGGCTATCAGGGATATCTGGACTGGATCAGCGAGGAGGTCCGGCCCGGATCGAAACGTCAATCATAA
- the clpX gene encoding ATP-dependent Clp protease ATP-binding subunit ClpX, which translates to MSDKNKKIRCSFCGRSSHEVNSMVAGPSVYICDQCIADASGIVESDLSDSKEQKKETDFRNDLKPIEIKAYLDDYVIDQEDAKKTLSVAVYNHYKRISSQVLDDDDDSVIEKSNIVLLGPTGSGKTLLARTLAGIIDVPFCIADATALTEAGYVGEDVESILSNLLQAADYDVERAQKGIVYIDEVDKVARKGDNPSITRDVSGEGVQQALLKLLEGTTANVPPKGGRKHPEQSFITVDTRNVLFICGGAFEGLNEIISRRLSSSNMGFTADHQDKFDKDDPEIFTHVEPEDLQKYGLIPELIGRMPIISGLSELSEEAMINILLKPKNAIVKQYKKLFRMEGVDLEFEEEALQEVVRQAMKRKTGARGLRSIMERAMLDIMFTLPTMKNVERCIITKDTIASHAPPVYKKHKASA; encoded by the coding sequence ATGAGTGACAAGAATAAAAAAATTCGTTGTTCTTTCTGTGGCAGATCAAGCCACGAGGTCAACAGCATGGTTGCCGGACCCAGTGTTTATATCTGTGACCAGTGCATCGCCGATGCCTCCGGCATTGTGGAAAGTGACCTTTCGGACAGCAAAGAGCAAAAAAAGGAAACCGATTTTCGCAATGACCTGAAACCCATCGAGATCAAAGCCTATCTGGATGACTATGTGATTGACCAGGAGGATGCAAAAAAAACACTTTCTGTCGCTGTCTACAATCACTACAAGCGTATAAGCTCCCAGGTGCTGGATGATGACGACGACTCTGTGATAGAAAAGAGCAACATCGTGCTTCTGGGTCCGACGGGTTCGGGTAAAACACTTCTGGCCCGGACACTGGCGGGTATTATTGACGTGCCTTTCTGCATTGCTGATGCCACAGCGCTTACGGAAGCCGGTTATGTCGGTGAAGATGTTGAAAGCATTCTGTCCAATTTGCTTCAGGCGGCAGATTATGATGTAGAACGAGCACAAAAAGGCATTGTCTATATTGATGAGGTTGACAAGGTGGCCCGCAAGGGAGACAATCCGTCAATTACCCGGGATGTTTCCGGAGAGGGTGTGCAGCAGGCCCTTCTGAAGCTGCTCGAAGGCACCACAGCCAATGTGCCGCCCAAAGGAGGCAGAAAACACCCGGAGCAAAGTTTCATCACCGTAGACACCCGCAATGTTCTTTTCATCTGCGGTGGTGCATTCGAAGGGCTTAACGAGATCATATCGAGAAGACTCTCATCATCCAACATGGGATTCACTGCAGATCATCAGGACAAATTTGACAAAGACGATCCTGAAATCTTTACCCATGTTGAACCGGAGGATCTTCAGAAATACGGACTCATCCCTGAACTTATCGGAAGAATGCCGATTATTTCCGGCCTGAGCGAGTTGTCGGAAGAGGCGATGATCAATATCCTGCTCAAGCCAAAAAATGCCATAGTAAAGCAATACAAAAAGCTCTTCCGGATGGAAGGAGTCGATCTGGAGTTTGAGGAGGAGGCGCTTCAGGAGGTTGTGCGTCAGGCAATGAAGCGGAAAACGGGTGCGCGGGGGCTCCGGTCGATCATGGAGCGGGCCATGCTGGACATCATGTTCACACTCCCGACCATGAAAAATGTGGAGCGATGCATCATTACAAAAGACACGATTGCATCTCACGCACCTCCGGTATATAAAAAACACAAGGCCTCCGCTTAA
- a CDS encoding enoyl-CoA hydratase/isomerase family protein — protein MAVVEVKKKKHIYWAEINRPDSNNSIDFEVMDMLEKLLDEMEKNNHIRVLVFSGAGQDYFVSGGNIKAFSSLKTEEEGREMASRMASILERLENNRFWTLACVNGEVYGGGCELLLAFDFAIASKTATFAFTQSRLGIPPGWGGVTRLVERVGRSRALEWLGSNQTISSDDALQTGLINKLSITSELRRNTWEWALELSRVEPDLIEELKKGSKYALDAPRDESLKRELDQFARFWGTNQHHEKVADYLARSRK, from the coding sequence GTGGCTGTCGTAGAAGTAAAGAAAAAAAAACATATATACTGGGCTGAGATCAACCGCCCCGACTCCAACAACTCCATTGATTTCGAGGTTATGGACATGCTTGAGAAGCTCCTCGATGAAATGGAAAAGAACAACCATATCCGCGTTCTTGTTTTCAGCGGTGCCGGGCAGGATTATTTTGTTTCTGGTGGCAATATCAAGGCGTTTTCATCCCTGAAAACAGAAGAAGAGGGACGTGAGATGGCAAGCCGCATGGCTTCCATACTGGAAAGGCTGGAAAACAACCGGTTCTGGACTCTGGCCTGTGTGAATGGAGAAGTTTACGGGGGCGGATGTGAACTGCTGCTCGCTTTTGATTTTGCCATTGCCAGCAAAACCGCGACTTTTGCCTTTACGCAGTCCCGTCTGGGCATACCTCCGGGATGGGGCGGTGTCACCCGGCTGGTGGAGCGGGTAGGACGATCCAGGGCTCTTGAATGGCTGGGAAGCAATCAGACTATCAGTTCTGATGATGCACTTCAAACCGGATTGATAAATAAACTGTCCATCACATCTGAGCTGCGGCGAAATACCTGGGAGTGGGCGCTGGAGTTGTCACGTGTTGAACCCGATCTGATCGAGGAGCTCAAAAAGGGTAGTAAATACGCCCTTGATGCACCGCGGGATGAGTCCCTGAAAAGAGAGCTGGATCAATTTGCCCGTTTCTGGGGCACAAACCAGCATCATGAAAAAGTGGCCGACTATCTGGCAAGGTCCCGGAAATAA